Proteins found in one Zea mays cultivar B73 chromosome 1, Zm-B73-REFERENCE-NAM-5.0, whole genome shotgun sequence genomic segment:
- the SOL gene encoding uncharacterized protein LOC100383889, translating into MASTEGFRLVRCPKCLNILPEPPNVTVYKCGGCGTTLRAKTRASGGQQVAATAKQGRQDSDSYSVATAVSSGVPRQNRDQGSIGAVTESSFDADVASAEHGSNGARSGENGGGMLAGQNVHFEGQDNNTSSRMEGPAGQTRLNANATYLDSGGTENHTVQQTAEKCRVSGHVDDTECHLNTSEDEMFPSETSKAAVGMQDPGQKKEAGGTEHAANKKSHLVRALSRSCDLGSSMNLTDFHSARASLQSKSFRASAPLQSKIMSTVDELKGDLSEMFSKPADCKPRPHPHPPRPSKRDGGRTARAAVTSSAPLAAYRPPAEHSGYVSRSRLSRSAQVLPPPRRGLPSLRYRRHRVYPCHHSVQMEVRSSCRHECCYNSCQPPCCRSCEQEPSAMHRAPVEQVKRRPPPRNHCLPVLSGAPFVICSSCVSLVQLPADFAVPSRGARRLRCGACSELLSYSYRDPAGRKKPRSPFEGDECSTDGYDEIRHQAAGAGFERAGPAVSYSEEYGLSFGIGHSTSSSTEDGQPLYVSRNSSFNTADDGRMGRDGKLHRLMGYSSASELLRHSPDLFESFDRRAPSARAHVDGKGKGVCVAGNDAAGARDGAAKRSKARSGGLPLHGILKKGIHGLESLKLRS; encoded by the exons ATGGCAAGCACAGAAGGTTTCCGCCTCGTGAGATGCCCAAAGTGTCTGAACATTCTCCCAGAACCACCTAACGTCACAGTCTACAAGTGCGGTGGATGCGGCACCACCCTTCGAG CTAAAACCCGTGCCAGCGGTGGCCAACAAGTGGCCGCGACCGCGAAACAAGGTCGCCAGGACTCCGACAGTTATTCGGTCGCTACCGCCGTGAGCAGTGGGGTGCCTCGTCAGAACAGAGACCAGGGCTCCATTGGTGCCGTCACGGAGAGTTCCTTCGACGCTGATGTCGCGAGCGCCGAGCATGGCAGCAACGGAGCAAGGAGCGGTGAAAATGGTGGTGGTATGCTGGCTGGCCAGAATGTCCATTTCGAAGGCCAGGATAATAATACCAGTTCAAGGATGGAAGGTCCTGCTGGCCAGACACGCCTGAACGCAAATGCCACGTATTTAGACTCTGGTGGAACAGAAAACCACACCGTGCAACAAACTGCAGAGAAATGCCGAGTGAGTGGACATGTCGATGATACAGAATGCCACTTGAACACCTCTGAGGACGAAATGTTTCCTTCCGAGACAAGCAAAGCAGCCGTCGGTATGCAGGATCCtgggcagaagaaggaagcgggcGGAACCGAGCATGCAGCGAACAAGAAGAGCCATCTTGTGAGGGCACTGTCTCGGTCGTGTGATCTTGGATCATCGATGAACTTGACCGATTTCCACTCTGCTCGGGCTTCGCTCCAGTCCAAAAGCTTCAGGGCCAGCGCGCCCCTCCAGTCGAAGATCATGAGCACGGTGGATGAGCTGAAGGGCGACCTCTCTGAGATGTTCAGCAAACCTGCGGACTGCAAGCCAAGGCCACACCCACACCCTCCACGCCCTTCCAAACGAGATGGCGGCCGCACGGCTCGTGCGGCCGTCACGTCCAGCGCACCACTCGCGGCGTATCGTCCTCCCGCCGAGCATTCCGGCTATGTGTCTCGCTCTCGCCTCAGCAGGTCTGCCCAGGTtcttcctcctcctcgtcgtGGGCTGCCGTCACTGAGGTATCGCCGGCACAGGGTTTATCCGTGCCATCACAGTGTGCAGATGGAAGTGAGATCTTCTTGCCGTCACGAGTGCTGCTACAACAGCTGCCAGCCACCCTGCTGCAGGTCCTGCGAGCAAGAACCTTCAGCGATGCACAGGGCACCGGTCGAGCAGGTTAAGCGTCGTCCTCCGCCCAGAAACCACTGCCTGCCCGTCCTAAGCGGCGCTCCGTTCGTCATCTGCTCCAGCTGCGTCAGCCTGGTCCAGCTGCCCGCCGACTTCGCCGTGCCGAGCAGAGGAGCACGCCGGCTGCGGTGCGGCGCCTGCTCCGAGCTCCTTTCCTACTCGTACAGGGACCCCGCCGGGAGGAAGAAGCCGCGGTCGCCATTCGAGGGCGATGAGTGCAGCACTGACGGGTACGACGAGATCCGCCACCAGGCTGCCGGCGCCGGCTTCGAGCGGGCAGGTCCGGCCGTGTCCTACTCCGAAGAGTACGGGCTCTCGTTCGGCATCGGCCACTCGACCAGCAGCAGCACCGAGGACGGGCAGCCGCTGTACGTGTCGAGGAACTCTTCCTTCAACACCGCCGACGACGGAAGGATGGGCAGAGACGGCAAGCTTCACCGGCTGATGGGATACTCGTCGGCGAGCGAGCTGCTGCGGCACTCGCCCGACCTATTCGAGAGCTTCGACAGGCGCGCGCCCAGCGCGAGAGCGCACGTCGACGGCAAGGGCAAAGGCGTCTGCGTGGCAGGAAACGACGCGGCGGGCGCGCGAGACGGTGCGGCGAAGAGGTCCAAGGCGAGGAGCGGTGGCTTGCCGCTCCATGGGATCCTGAAGAAAGGGATCCATGGCCTGGAATCGCTCAAGCTCAGGTCGTAG
- the LOC100274759 gene encoding uncharacterized protein LOC100274759: protein MQPVCRSCLAPARPQPEVPRARAATACQARATTTSRVCVWRAAPARRLRANTPRGGGTTEPVEPRKDGPASAVDQAEEAGLAPEELEVLEEAAIMGEDEGRRPTDYDRRAHIFEESSRVFRDLKQRSDGDGGGGSESQSGRGGAVTTGAAAETANKNAV from the coding sequence ATGCAACCCGTTTGCCGCTCGTGCTTGGCCCCCGCGCGGCCACAGCCGGAGGTACCCCGCGCGCGCGCGGCCACGGCGTGCCAGGCCCGGGCCACCACGACGAGCCGCGTCTGCGTCTGGCGCGCGGCTCCCGCGCGGCGCTTGCGCGCAAACACGCCGCGCGGAGGCGGGACGACGGAGCCCGTCGAGCCGCGCAAGGACGGGCCGGCGTCGGCGGTCGATCAGGCGGAGGAGGCCGGGCTGGCGCCCGAAGAGCTGGAGGTGCTGGAGGAGGCGGCCATCATGGGGGAGGACGAGGGGCGCCGGCCCACCGACTACGACCGCCGCGCGCACATCTTCGAGGAGAGCTCGCGGGTCTTCCGTGATCTCAAGCAGCGAAGCGacggcgacggtggcggcggaagcGAGAGCCAGAGCGGCCGTGGTGGTGCCGTGACTACTGGTGCCGCGGCGGAAACAGCTAACAAGAACGCGGTGTAA